A region from the Corylus avellana chromosome ca7, CavTom2PMs-1.0 genome encodes:
- the LOC132187488 gene encoding 2-methylene-furan-3-one reductase-like isoform X1: MQKAWFYEEYGPKEVLKLGDFLIPTPLHNQLLVQVQAAALNPIDFKRRQRPIFPSDFPTVPGCDMAGIVVGKGGAVTKFDIGDEVYGNIQDFNAEGKLKQLGTLSEFIVVEESLVATKPNNISFEEAASLPLAVQTAVEGFKTAGFKEGKTVFVVGGAGGVGTLVVQLAKNMYGASHVVATCSTPKVEFVKSLGADEVVDYTKTRYEDIEEKYDFLYDTIGDCKNSFVVAKDEALIVDITWPPSHPRAVYSSLTVSGDDLEKLRPYLESGKLKALIDPTGPYTFGDVIEAFRYLETGRAKGKVVIFPFPSHHLPSCVPSESKNKITSEMFSQKLSALSPALNAVE, encoded by the exons ATGCAGAAAGCTTGGTTTTACGAGGAGTATGGTCCCAAGGAAGTGCTTAAGCTGGGAGACTTCCTTATTCCTACTCCCCTGCATAACCAGCTACTTGTCCAAGTTCAAGCTGCTGCTTTGAATCCTATTGATTTCAAAAGGCGGCAACGACCCATCTTTCCTTCAGACTTTCCT ACGGTACCTGGCTGTGACATGGCTGGCATAGTGGTAGGAAAAGGTGGTGCTGTTACCAAGTTTGATATAGGTGATGAGGTTTATGGCAACATTCAAGATTTCAATGCAGAAGGAAAATTAAAGCAGCTTGGAACTCTGTCAGAGTTCATAGTCGTGGAAGAGAGTTTGGTTGCAAcaaaaccaaacaatatttCATTTGAGGAAGCTGCCAGCCTGCCTTTAGCAGTTCAAACTGCTGTAGAAGGATTCAAAACTGCAGGTTTTAAAGAAGGGAAAACAGTTTTTGTAGTTGGTGGAGCAGGTGGTGTTGGAACTTTGGTTGTTCAACTGGCCAAGAACATGTATGGAGCTTCTCATGTTGTTGCTACATGTAGTACCCCAAAGGTGGAATTCGTCAAAAGCTTGGGTGCTGATGAAGTTGTTGACTACACAAAGACTAGATACGAAGACATTGAGGAGAAATATGATTTTCTCTATGATACAATTG GTGACTGCAAGAATTCTTTTGTGGTAGCTAAGGATGAGGCCCTGATCGTTGACATAACATGGCCTCCATCTCATCCAAGAGCTGTTTATTCAAGCTTGACAGTGTCTGGTGATGACTTAGAGAAGCTCAGGCCATATTTGGAGAGCGGAAAGCTTAAGGCTTTGATCGATCCGACCGGTCCGTATACTTTCGGAGATGTAATTGAAGCTTTTCGGTATCTAGAAACTGGAAGAGCAAAAGGAAAAGTTGTCATCTTTCCCTTCCCTTCACATCATCTTCCTTCTTGTGTTCCATCCGAGAGCAAGAACAAGATAACATCTGAAATGTTTTCTCAGAAACTCTCTGCACTGAGTCCTGCACTGAATGCTGTTGAATAA
- the LOC132187488 gene encoding 2-methylene-furan-3-one reductase-like isoform X2, producing the protein MMVLVQTVPGCDMAGIVVGKGGAVTKFDIGDEVYGNIQDFNAEGKLKQLGTLSEFIVVEESLVATKPNNISFEEAASLPLAVQTAVEGFKTAGFKEGKTVFVVGGAGGVGTLVVQLAKNMYGASHVVATCSTPKVEFVKSLGADEVVDYTKTRYEDIEEKYDFLYDTIGDCKNSFVVAKDEALIVDITWPPSHPRAVYSSLTVSGDDLEKLRPYLESGKLKALIDPTGPYTFGDVIEAFRYLETGRAKGKVVIFPFPSHHLPSCVPSESKNKITSEMFSQKLSALSPALNAVE; encoded by the exons ATGATGGTATTGGTGCAGACGGTACCTGGCTGTGACATGGCTGGCATAGTGGTAGGAAAAGGTGGTGCTGTTACCAAGTTTGATATAGGTGATGAGGTTTATGGCAACATTCAAGATTTCAATGCAGAAGGAAAATTAAAGCAGCTTGGAACTCTGTCAGAGTTCATAGTCGTGGAAGAGAGTTTGGTTGCAAcaaaaccaaacaatatttCATTTGAGGAAGCTGCCAGCCTGCCTTTAGCAGTTCAAACTGCTGTAGAAGGATTCAAAACTGCAGGTTTTAAAGAAGGGAAAACAGTTTTTGTAGTTGGTGGAGCAGGTGGTGTTGGAACTTTGGTTGTTCAACTGGCCAAGAACATGTATGGAGCTTCTCATGTTGTTGCTACATGTAGTACCCCAAAGGTGGAATTCGTCAAAAGCTTGGGTGCTGATGAAGTTGTTGACTACACAAAGACTAGATACGAAGACATTGAGGAGAAATATGATTTTCTCTATGATACAATTG GTGACTGCAAGAATTCTTTTGTGGTAGCTAAGGATGAGGCCCTGATCGTTGACATAACATGGCCTCCATCTCATCCAAGAGCTGTTTATTCAAGCTTGACAGTGTCTGGTGATGACTTAGAGAAGCTCAGGCCATATTTGGAGAGCGGAAAGCTTAAGGCTTTGATCGATCCGACCGGTCCGTATACTTTCGGAGATGTAATTGAAGCTTTTCGGTATCTAGAAACTGGAAGAGCAAAAGGAAAAGTTGTCATCTTTCCCTTCCCTTCACATCATCTTCCTTCTTGTGTTCCATCCGAGAGCAAGAACAAGATAACATCTGAAATGTTTTCTCAGAAACTCTCTGCACTGAGTCCTGCACTGAATGCTGTTGAATAA